Within Actinosynnema pretiosum, the genomic segment GCGCCCTGGCGGTGCCGCGGCCGGTGAGCACGACGGGGCGCTCCAGCAGCAGCCAGGCGTTGCGCAGCCTGCGGGTGGTGGCGCTGTGCTCGGCGTAGGAGGCGGCGACGGCCACCGGGGTGGGGACGAAGCCGCCGAGGACGCAGCCCCAGAACGCGGTCAGGTAGTCGCGGTTGTCCTCGAACTGGAACAGGGCGGCGTCACCGGGGCGCAGGCCCGCCGCGCGCAGCCCGGCGAGGACGCGCTGCGCCTCGGCGAGCAGCTCCGGGTAGGTCTGGCGGCTCGCCTCGACCCCGCCGCGCAGGAACGTGGTCCCCTTGTCCGGGGCCAGGTCCGCGGCCTGGCGCAGGGCCTGCTGCAGGGTCGTGGGCGCGCCGTCGGGCAGGTGCGGCGGGCCGCCGTCGACCAGGGAGGACGGGCGGTCGCGGGCGGGTGCGGGCGGAGCGGGCTCGGTGGCGGGCGCGGGCGCCGGACCGGACTCCGGGACGGTCCCGGTGGTGCTGCGCACGACGGCGACGGCCTCGCGCGCGCCCTGGGCCAGCGCGGCGGCGGCCAGGTCCGCGAGCAGCGCCGGGTCGACGGACGGCGGGGTCATCGGGGGCTCCCGGCTGGCTGGGTGGTGAGCAGGTCGCCGAGCAGGGCGGTGAGCGCGGCGGGGTCGTCGAGGAGGTAGAAGTGGCCGCCGGGGAGGAACCGGGAGCGGAAGCGGGCGGTGGTGCGCCCGCGCCACGCCTCGACCGAGTCGGCCGGGGTGCGCGGGTCGTCGCGGCCCGCCAGCGCGGTGATCGGCAGCGCCAGCGGCGCGGCCCCGGTCGGGGTGTGGCGCTCCCACAGGGTGAAGTCCGCGCGCAGCGTCGGCAGCAGCGCCCCCATGACGTCGGCGTCGGCGGCCAGCGCGGGCTCGATCCCGCCCAGCTCGACCAGCGCGGCGGTGAACTCCGCGTCGGGCAGGCCGTGCAGCGGCGGCGCCGCGGTCGGCACGCCCGGCGCGGGCTGCCCGGACAGCACCAGGTGCTCCGGCTCGGGCAGGCCCCGCTCGCGCAGCGCGAGCGCCAGCTCGTGCGCCAGCACCGCGCCGCCGCAGTGGCCGAAGAACGCGAACGGCGGGCGCAGGAACGGCCGCAGCGCCTGAGCGAGGACCGCGACCAGCGGGCGCACCTCGGTGAACGCGGGTTCGGCGATCCGGTTCTGCCTGCCGGGCAGCTGCACGGCCAGCAGCTCCACGTCCGGCGGCAGCAGCGCCGCCCAGTCGGCGTAGGCCCCGGCCCCGGCGCCCGCGTGCGGGAAGCAGATCAGCCGGGTCCGGGCGCCGGGGCGGGCGGCCCGCCACACGAACGGGGTCTCGGCCACCAGGTCGCTGCTCGTCGGGTCGGTCATGCCAGGCCACCTCGCTGGGGTGCGGTCGGGGACGCCGTGGCCAGGTGACCGGCCAGGTCGGCGATCGTGGAGTGCCGGTAGAGGTAGGTGGCGGGCAGCGGCACGCCCAGGCCCGCCACGAGCAGCTCGCGCATCCGCAGCCCGGTGAGCGAGTCCACGCCGAGCTCGGCGAACCCCGCCTCGTCGGCGATCTCACCGGGTTCCACGCCGGTGACGGTGGCGACGACCCCGCGCAGGTAGCCCGCCAGCTCGACGGCGGTGCGCGGCGGCGCGGGCAGGGCCCGCCCGCGACGCGCCGGAGCCGGGGGCCGGTCCAGCGGGCCGCCGCCCGCGCGGGGGTCGTGGGCGGGTAGCACGCACACGTGCTCCGCGCCGCTCGCGACCAGGGCGTCGAGCGCGGCGATGCCCGCGCGCGGCTCGATCCCGCCGCCCTGCCCGGAGTTCGCGGCCATGCCTGCCCCGGACCACGGTCCCCAGTGGACGGTGGTGCCGGGCAGCCCGGCGGCCCGGCGGCGGCGCATCAGCTCGTCCAGGTCGGCGTTGGCGACGGCGTAGGCGGCTTGCCCGGCCGCGCCCAGCAGGCTGGCGGTGGAGGAGAACGCGACCGCGAACGCCAGCGGCTGGTCCCCGGTCAGCTCGTGCACCAGCCGCGCCGCCGGGAGCTTGGGGGCGGCGGCGCGGGCGAGGTCGGCGTCGGTGACGCCGGTGAGCGTGGTGTCGGCCAGCGCGCCCGCCGCGTGCACGACCCCGCCCAGCGGGGGCAGCACGCGCCGGGCGTGGGCGAGCAGCGCGGTCAGGCGGCGCCGGTCGGCGAGGTCGAGGCGGGCGTGCAGCACGTCCAGCCCGCGCAGCGCGGCGAGGCCCCTGGCGTCGCCGGTCCGGCCGCCGATGGCCAGCACGTGCCGCGCTCCCGCCTCGGCGAGCCAGGTCAGCACGTGGCCGCCGAGCGCGCCGCCCGCGCCGGTGACCAGGTAGGTGGCGGACGGGTCCAGTGCGGTGCGCCCGGTGCCCGCGCGGGGGCGCAGCGCGGGGATCTCGCGCCCGCCGCCGCGCAGGCGCAGCACGGGCGGGCCGTCCTCGGCCAGGAGCTCGGCGAACGCCGCGGCGGCGTCCTCGCGGTCGTCCAGGGCCAGGTGCGAGCAGGACAGGTCGGGCAGTTCGGCGAGCGCGGTGCGGGCGAGCGCGGCCAGCGCCTCGGGGCCCGGCGCGTCCGGTCCGGTCACCAGCGCGACCCGGTGCGCGGCGGTGGGCGGGTGCTCGGCGAGGTGGGCGAGCGCGGCCAGCGCGCCGCGCGTGGCCGGTTCGGCGTCGGCGACCACCAGCAGCCGCCACGGGCCGGGGCCGCCTGCCAGGAGGGCGTTCAGGTGCTCGGGGTCGTGGGCGGGGGTGGCGCGGACCCGGTCGCCCCTGGCGCGGGCGCGGCGGGCGAGGTCCGCGGCGGTGGGGCCCGCGCCCACGACCAGCCAGCGGAGCGCGCCCCGCGCGGGTGCGGCGGGGGCGGGGGCCTGCTGCCAGTGGACGTCCAGGACGGCGGGGCCCTCGTCGGGGGTGTCGCGGGTTTGCGGCGTCGGGAGCGTGGGCCGGGTGCGGGTGGGCTGGGCGCGGGGGAGCGGGGCGCCCGAGGCGGGGCTGTCGGGAACGGCGCTGTCGGGGGTGGCGCTGTCGGGGGTGGTGTTCTCGGGGGTGGCGCTGTCAGGGGTGGCGTTCTCGTAGGTGGCAGTGCCCTGGCTTGCGGCGCTCGTGGTCGCGCTGTCGGCGACCTGGGCGCGCGGACCGGGTGGTGGGCCGACCCAGTGCGAGCGGCGGGGCCGGGTGGACGGCGGGAGCGTCGCGCGCCGGACCGGCCCCGCAGGCGGGCAGGGGTGGCGCTCGGGGTCCGCGGCGCCCAGGACGAGCAGGGTCGCGTAGGCGGTCAGCAACCGGGGCCGCACCCGGCCCCTGGTGACCGAGGCCAGGAACCTGGTCGGCGCGTCGTGACCCGCCCTGGTGCTCGCCGAGGTCAGCGCCGCGCCCGGACCGATCTCCAGCACCGCGCCCGGCGGGGTGCGCAGCAGGCGGGTCACCGCGTCGTGGAAGCGCACCGGCAGGCGGACCTGGTCGCGCCAGTACCCCGGACCGTCCAGCAGGCCGTCGTGCCGGGCGTCCACCGCGGACAGGATCGGCAGGGTGGCCGCCCGGAACGACCGCCTCGCCAGCGCCGCGCCGAACGGGGCCAGCACCGGTTCCACGGCCGCGCAGTGGAACGGGTTCGTGGTGGGCACGGGCACCGCGCCCGCGTCCTCGCCCAGCAGCCGCACGACCTCGGCGACGGCGTCGGCGTCACCGGCGACGACCACGTCCCGCGGGCCGTTGACGGCGGCGATCTCCACCTGCCCCCGCGCGCGGGCCACGGCCTCGGCGACCCGGTCGGCCTCGGCGCGCACCGCGCTCATCACGCCGGGCAGCCCGCGCTCGTCCATCAGCGCGCCGCGCTCGGCGACCAGCTCCAGCGCGTCGCCCAGGTCCAGCACGCCCGCGGTGACGGCGGCGCCGTACTCGCCGAGGCTGTGGCCGAGCACGGCGGTCGGCTCGACGCCGCAGGCCCGCCACAGGGCGGTGAGCGCGTGCTGGAACGACAGCAGCAGCGGTTGCGCGAGGCGGGCGCTGGTGCGCAGCTCGGCGGCGTCGGCCTCGACCGCGGCGCGCAGCCGCGCCCCCGGCAGCAACCGGTCGCAGTCCGCGAACGCGGCGGCGAACACCGGGTCGTGGCGCAGCAGCTCGGCGGTCGCGCCGACGACGTCCCCGCCTTGGCCGCTGAACGCGAACGCGACCCCGCCCTCGGCGCCCGCGACCCCGGTGACCACGTCGCGGTGCGCGCGGCCCTCCAGGAAGCGCTCCAGGCCTGCGGCGGCGGACGCGACGTCCTCCGCGACGACCGCGACCCGGTGCGGGCCGAGGGGGCGGCCGAGCAGCGTCGTCGCCGACACCCCGGACAGCTCCTCCTCGGGGTTGTCGCGCAGGTGGCGGGCGCAGGAGGCGGCGGTGGCGCGCAGCGACGCCCCGTCGCGGCCGGACACCAGCACCACGCCGGGGCCGGGGGCCGCGGCGGGCCCGCGCGGCGGCGGCTCCTGGAGCACGGCGTGCGCGTTCGTGCCGCCCGCGCCGAAGGAGCTGACCCCGGCCACGCGCGGCCTCCCCGGTCCGCCCGGCCACGCGGTGGGGGTGGTCGGCACGAAGAACGGCGACTGCGCCAAGCCCCCGGCCGGGGTGCGGTGGTGGGCGAGCGGCGGCAGCTCGCCGTGGCGCAGCGCCAGCACGGCCTTGATCAGCCCGGCCATGCCCGCCGCGGTGTCCAGGTGCCCGGTCACCGGCTTGGCGGAGCCCAGCCCGCACCGGCCGCGCCCCACGCCGTCGAACGCCTCGGCCAGGCCGGTCAGCTCGACCAGGTCGCCCAGCTCGGTGCCGGTGCCGTGCGCCTCGACGTAGCCGACGTCGGCGGCCGACAGGCCCGCGTCGGCCAGCGCCGCGCGGATCACCGCCGCCTGCCCCGAGGAGCTGGGGGCCGCGTAGCCCATGCGGTCCGCGCCGTCGTTGTTGATCGCGGTGCCCCGCACGACCGCGAGCACCGGGTCGCCGTCGGCGAGCGCGTCGGCGAGCCTGCGCAGCACGACCGCGCCCGCCCCGTTGCCGCCGACGGTGCCGCGCGAGTCGGCGTCGAACACCCGGCAGACGCCGTCCGGCGACAGGATGCCGCCCTCGTGGTGCAGGTGCCCGGACAGGAACGGGGTGTGCACGGCCGCGGCGGCGACCACGGCGGTGCCGCAGTCGCCCGCGCGCAGGGCGCGGCAGGCCAGGTGCAGCGCGACGAGGCTGGTGGAGCAGGCGGTCTGCACCGCGACGGCTGGGCCGCGCAGGCCCAGCGCGTAGGCGAGCCTGGCGCCGGTGTGGTCGGGGTCGTTGGCGAAGGAGACGCGCAGCGGGGGCAGGGCCGCCAGCAGCTCCGGGTCGGTGGCCAGGTTCGTGCTCAGGTAGGTGTCGCGCAGCGGGCCCGCGTTCAGCGCCATGCCGACGCCGCCGAAGCAGCCCACGTCCGCGCCGCGCAGGCGCCGCGGGTCCATCCCCGCGGACTCCAGCGCCTCCCAGGCGCACTCCCAGAACAGCCGGTGCTGCGGGTCGGTGGCCCTGGCCTCCAGCGGGGACAGGCCGAACGCCTCGGCGTCGAACAGGTCGGCGCCCTCCAGGTGCCCGCCGGACGGCACGTGGCGGGGGTCGTCGACCACGGCGGCGGGCACGCCCGCGCCCAGCAGCTCGGCGCGGTCGAAGGAGCGCACGGCCGTGCCGCCCGAGCGCAGCAGCTCCCAGAACCGCTCGGGGGTGTCGGCTCCGGGGAACCGGCAGGCCATGCCGGTGATGGCGAGCGCGTCGCCGGGGTGGGCGCCGGTGGCCGGGGCGCGGTTCGGCGCGGCGGCCCCGTCGCCCGTCCCTCCGGACGCCGGGGCGCGGCCCGGCGCGCCCGCCCCGCCGGAGCGCAGGTGCCCGGCCAGCGCGGCGACCGTGGGGTGGCGCAGCAGGGCGCTCACCGGCACCTCGACGCCCAGCGCGGCGCGCAGGCCCTCGCGCACCGGGCCGAGCATGACGGACCTGCCGCCCAGCTCGAAGAAGGTGCGGTCGTGGTCGGGGACGTCGGGGCGGCCCAGGACCTCCGCCCACACCGCCGCGACGGCGTCCTCCAGCCGATCGCTCACCGGTGGCCGCCCGAGGCGGTCGCGAGCTCGGGATCGCCGCTGAGGAACGCCGTGACGAGCGCGGCCGTCGGCAGGCCGGAGCCCTCCAGCTCGCCGTGCCCGACCACGGCGGTGATCCCGCCCCCGGTGTCGGCCACGAGCACGGCCGGGTCGTGCCCGGCGACGGCCGCGGCGTCGGCGCGCGGCTCGCAGTCCACGTCCCAGGCGTCCTGGTCGACCACGACCCGGTCGGGGTCGTCCGGTCGCAGACCGCCGGAGACGACGACGTGCCCGACCCGGCGCGGCAGCGGACCGCCCGGCTGCTCCAGCACCGCCCCGCCCGCGAGCAGCACGGCCAGCACCGCCACGAGGCGGTCGGTGTCGTTGGCCGCCAGCACCGCCACCGGCGTCCCCGGTCCCACGCCCCGCGCGGTGATCGTGCCCGCGAGCGCGCGCACCCGGTGCGCGAGCATCCGCGCCGACAGGCCGGAGACCGCGTCGTCCTCGCGGGTGAGCACGTCGGTGAGCGCGGCGGCCACCCGCTCGGGGATGGTGCGCCCGGCGGGAGCGGGTGGCGGGACGTCCACGCCCCCGTGAGGCGCGGGGGAGAGCGGACCCGGCGTCCGGACGCCGGACGCGACGACCACCCGGTCGCGCCCCGGTTCCGGCAGCCCGTGCCCGGCCTGCCCCGGTCCCGCCTGCCCCGTTCCGGCCTGTCCCGTTCCAGCTTGCCCCGGTCCCGCCGCCGCGGGCCCGGCCGCGAGCGCGGCGATGCCCGCGAAGCCCTCGCGCACCAGGTTCGGCGGCGCGCCGAAGTCCACGAAGCACGCCACCTCGTCCACGCCCGCCGCCGCGAGCTCGACCAGCAGCGGACGGGCGTCCTCGGGGGTCCCGATCAGCGAGCGGCCGTCCGCGTAGCGGCGGAACGCGGCGTCGATCAGGTAGTCGCGGTCCTGCGCGCTCAGCTCGTCCAGGTCGACGCGGCGGGTCTGGTCGGCCAGCCGCGCGGACAGGTCCGCCGCGGCGCGCAGGTAGCCGCGCAGCGGTTCGCGGGCGGCGTCGCGCACCGCGTCCCGGTCCGCGCCGAGCAGGGTGTGCAGCAGCACGGCCACGTGCCCGGACGCCGGGTCGTGGCCAGCCCCGCGCAGCGCCTCCCGGTAGACGGCGATCCTGGCGCGCAGCGCCGCCACGTCCTGGTTGAGCAGGTTGGTGAGCACGCCCGCGCCGTGCGCGCCCGCCGCCGCGAACGTCTCCTCGCTGCTCAGCGCGGTCAACCACACCGGCAGCTCCGGGCGCACCGGCCTGGGGAAGACGCGGACCTCGGTCGTGCCCCCGCCCTCGCCGGGGAACGCGACCGCGTCCCCGCGCCACAGGGCGCGGACCTGCCCCATCGCGCGCAGGGTGTCCTGCTTGCGGGTGGCGAAGCCGCCGGGGGCCAGCACGAAGTCGCGGTCGTTCCAGCCGGAGGCGAACGCCAGCCCGACCCGACCGCCGGACAGCGCGTCGACCACGGCCCACTCCTCGGCCACGCGCGCCGGGTGGTGCAGCGGCAGCACGACGCTGCCCGCGCGCAGCGACAGGCGGGAGGTCTGCCTGGCCAGCGCGGCGGCGAGCACGGCCGGGTTGGGGGAGAAGCCGCCCAGGTCGTGGAAGTGCCGCTCCGGCAGCCAGATCGCGGACAGCCCGGCCTCGTCGGCGAACGCCGCCCCGTCGAACAGCAGGTCGTAGTGCTGGGCGGTGTCCACGCCCCGGCCGTCCCCGAAGTAGGACAGGCTCAGCTCGGGCAGGCGAGGGGGCGCGGCGGGCAGCGGGGCCCGCGCGCTCCTCGGCGCGGTCGTGGCGGCGGGCCGCCGGTCCCACACGCCCGCGTCGCGCATCTCGGTGACCGCGCCGACGAACGCGTCGCGGACCTGCTGGACATCGGAGTCGGTGTGCGCGGTGGACAGGAAGCACGTGCCGGTCTCGACCAGGAACGCGCCGTGGTGGCCGAGCGCGGTGCGCAGCGCCTCCACCTCGACCGGCTGGTGCACGAAGCTGTAGTTGTTCGTGCCCACCAGGCGGAAGAACGAGCCGTAGCGGGCGATCGACACGGGCGCGGACAGCGCCGCCAGCGCGTCGTTGACGTCGTCCACGAGGTCGGCGGCGCGCTCGTTCAGCCGCTCCTGCAGCGCGGGGCCCTCGTCCAGGAGCCTGCCCAGCACGGCGTTCGCGGCGGCCAGCGCGAGCGGGTGCTTGACGTAGGTGCCCGCCGTGTAGGTGGGGTCGACGCCGTCGGGCAGCCGGGACGGGCCGACCCACGTGCCGCCGTCCACCAGGTCGAGCAGGTCGCGCCGCCCGCCCACGGCGGCCATCGGCAGGCCCGCCGCGAGCGTCTTGCCGTAGGTGACCAGGTCGGCCCGGACGCCGAACCAGCCCTGCCCGCCCGCCGGGTGCACCCGGAAACCGGTCAGCACCTCGTCCATGACCAGCAGCGCTCCGTGCTCGGCGGTGATCCGGCGCAGCTCCCGCAGGAACGGCCCGGCGTGCTCGCCGGGGTTGCGGTTCTGCACCGGCTCGGTGACCACCGCCGCGATCCGGCCGCCGTGCTCGGTCAGGTGGTCGAGCGACTCCTGGCGGTTGAACGGGAGCACCACCACGTCGGACACCATCGAGGCGACCACGCCCGGCGACATGGGCGCGGCGGCGTGGTCGGGGTCGCCGGGCGTGCGGTTGACCAGGGTCCCGTCGAAGTGGCCGTGGTAGGCGTTGGAGAACAGCACGACGGTGGAGCGGCCGGTGGCGGCGCGGGCGACGCGCAGCGCGGTCATCACCGCCTCGGTGCCGGAGGTGCAGAAGTTGACCCGCTCCACGCCGGTCAGCGCCCGGATCTTGGCCGCCACGGCTCCGCTCAGCTCCGCCTCGGGGCCCAGGTGGATGCCCCGGTCGAGCTGGGCGCGCAGCGCGTCGACGACGAAGTCCGGGTTGTGGCCGAACAGGTGCGCGCCGAAGCCCATGGCCAGGTCGACGTACTCGTTGCCGTCCAGGTCCCACAGCCTCGCCCCCGCCGAGCGGGCGCCGACGATCGGGTAGCGCAGCTGCGCGGTGCCCTCGTTGAGGCCGACGGCGCTGCGGCGGTTGTTGGTCAGGCTCTCCTGGGTCTCCAGCGCCCTGGCCAGCGACGCGGCGGTGCGGCGGTGGTGGCGCGCGACGAGGTCGCGCAGGTAGCCCTCGCGGGAGGCGCGCGGGTCGGCGGCGGGGGCGGCCCGCAGCGGTTCCGGGGCGGGCAGCGGGGGAGGCAGGTCCGCGGCGGGCGCTCGCGGGGGCGTCGCCGCGACGGGCTCGGCCACCGGCTCACGCGCCGGGGCTCCTGCCGGGGCCACCGGCTCCTCCCGTTCCCCGGCGGGCTCGGGCGAGGCCGTCCGGCCGTTCACCGCCGGGGCGACCACCGCGCGGGCCTCCGCTGCCGGGGGCTCCGCTGCCGGGGGCTCCGCCGACGCGCCTGCCGACGCGCCTGCTGCCGGGGCCCGCGTCGGGGTGGCGCTCACGACGGCCGGGTCCGCTCCGGACTTCGCGGCGGCCACGTGCCCGGCGATGCGCCTGGCCGTGGTGAGGTCCTCGAACAGCTCGCGCACCGACAGCCGCACGCCGTGGGTCGCGGTGATCCGCCGCACCAGGTCGATGAACGTCGGTGAGTCCGCGCCCAGCTCCAGCAGCGGCAGGTCCGGGTCGACCTCCTCCGGCGGGAGGGCGAGCAGGTCGGCGAGCGCCGCGCGGACGGAATCGAGGACTTCGCTCATCGTGGCCTCTCGGCGTTCTGCTGCGGGTGGGGGTGGCGCGTCGGGGAGCCACAGGGCTCGGCGCTGGAACGGGTAGTGCGGCAGGCGGGCGGTGCGCCTGCCCCGGCACACCGCGCGCCAGGCCACCGGGACGCCCGCGCCCCACAGCCGGGCGACGGCGGTCAGGCCGTCGCGCAGGGCGGTGTCGGGGCCGGTGGAGAGCACGGGCAGCACCTCGTCCGCCGCGCCGAGCACCAGCGCGACCACCGGCTCCCGCCCCACCTCCTGCGCGGGGCGCGGTTCGCGCGGCAGCGCCCTGGTGATCGCGGCCAGACCCTCGCCCGCGAGAGCTCGGGCGACGGCGCGCGCCCTCTCACCGGTGGCGGCGGTCCCGCCGGGGCGGACGCCCCACGACAGCAGCAGGCGGCAGGTGGCGTAGCGGGCGGTGAAGCCCACCAGGGCGGGATCGGCGTCCCCGGCCAGCGGGTCGTGGCCGCAGGCCCCGGCGACCTCGGCCACCGCGTCCCGGAACGCGGGCTCGGCCAGCAGCGACCTCGGGACCGACGCGCCCGGCGCGTCGCCCAGGCGCAGGACCACCTCCGGCGGCGGATCGCCGGGGCGGACCTGCCGGACGGGCGCGTCGCCGCGCGCCAGCGCGTCGAGCGCCTCCCGCAGCCCGGCGTGGTCGGCGGCGACGACGGCGGCCCGGAACCTGGCCTGCGCCCTGCCCAGGGCCGCGCAGGCGGCCAGGTCCGCGAGCGGCGCCGCCTCGCCGACCGCCCCGG encodes:
- a CDS encoding thioesterase II family protein, which produces MTDPTSSDLVAETPFVWRAARPGARTRLICFPHAGAGAGAYADWAALLPPDVELLAVQLPGRQNRIAEPAFTEVRPLVAVLAQALRPFLRPPFAFFGHCGGAVLAHELALALRERGLPEPEHLVLSGQPAPGVPTAAPPLHGLPDAEFTAALVELGGIEPALAADADVMGALLPTLRADFTLWERHTPTGAAPLALPITALAGRDDPRTPADSVEAWRGRTTARFRSRFLPGGHFYLLDDPAALTALLGDLLTTQPAGSPR
- a CDS encoding type I polyketide synthase; translated protein: MSDRLEDAVAAVWAEVLGRPDVPDHDRTFFELGGRSVMLGPVREGLRAALGVEVPVSALLRHPTVAALAGHLRSGGAGAPGRAPASGGTGDGAAAPNRAPATGAHPGDALAITGMACRFPGADTPERFWELLRSGGTAVRSFDRAELLGAGVPAAVVDDPRHVPSGGHLEGADLFDAEAFGLSPLEARATDPQHRLFWECAWEALESAGMDPRRLRGADVGCFGGVGMALNAGPLRDTYLSTNLATDPELLAALPPLRVSFANDPDHTGARLAYALGLRGPAVAVQTACSTSLVALHLACRALRAGDCGTAVVAAAAVHTPFLSGHLHHEGGILSPDGVCRVFDADSRGTVGGNGAGAVVLRRLADALADGDPVLAVVRGTAINNDGADRMGYAAPSSSGQAAVIRAALADAGLSAADVGYVEAHGTGTELGDLVELTGLAEAFDGVGRGRCGLGSAKPVTGHLDTAAGMAGLIKAVLALRHGELPPLAHHRTPAGGLAQSPFFVPTTPTAWPGGPGRPRVAGVSSFGAGGTNAHAVLQEPPPRGPAAAPGPGVVLVSGRDGASLRATAASCARHLRDNPEEELSGVSATTLLGRPLGPHRVAVVAEDVASAAAGLERFLEGRAHRDVVTGVAGAEGGVAFAFSGQGGDVVGATAELLRHDPVFAAAFADCDRLLPGARLRAAVEADAAELRTSARLAQPLLLSFQHALTALWRACGVEPTAVLGHSLGEYGAAVTAGVLDLGDALELVAERGALMDERGLPGVMSAVRAEADRVAEAVARARGQVEIAAVNGPRDVVVAGDADAVAEVVRLLGEDAGAVPVPTTNPFHCAAVEPVLAPFGAALARRSFRAATLPILSAVDARHDGLLDGPGYWRDQVRLPVRFHDAVTRLLRTPPGAVLEIGPGAALTSASTRAGHDAPTRFLASVTRGRVRPRLLTAYATLLVLGAADPERHPCPPAGPVRRATLPPSTRPRRSHWVGPPPGPRAQVADSATTSAASQGTATYENATPDSATPENTTPDSATPDSAVPDSPASGAPLPRAQPTRTRPTLPTPQTRDTPDEGPAVLDVHWQQAPAPAAPARGALRWLVVGAGPTAADLARRARARGDRVRATPAHDPEHLNALLAGGPGPWRLLVVADAEPATRGALAALAHLAEHPPTAAHRVALVTGPDAPGPEALAALARTALAELPDLSCSHLALDDREDAAAAFAELLAEDGPPVLRLRGGGREIPALRPRAGTGRTALDPSATYLVTGAGGALGGHVLTWLAEAGARHVLAIGGRTGDARGLAALRGLDVLHARLDLADRRRLTALLAHARRVLPPLGGVVHAAGALADTTLTGVTDADLARAAAPKLPAARLVHELTGDQPLAFAVAFSSTASLLGAAGQAAYAVANADLDELMRRRRAAGLPGTTVHWGPWSGAGMAANSGQGGGIEPRAGIAALDALVASGAEHVCVLPAHDPRAGGGPLDRPPAPARRGRALPAPPRTAVELAGYLRGVVATVTGVEPGEIADEAGFAELGVDSLTGLRMRELLVAGLGVPLPATYLYRHSTIADLAGHLATASPTAPQRGGLA
- a CDS encoding MupA/Atu3671 family FMN-dependent luciferase-like monooxygenase, which translates into the protein MTRSADPRVAVVGAGCALPGGISDPDGLWRALREGVDATGPMPPTRWDLDALHDPDPSRPDRSPVRTGAFLDDVSGFDAGLFRTAPPAAAATDPQQRLLLEVFWSALEHANIAPDSLRNTDTGVYVGLGTEDYSVLATARPPDAHALLGLNRAMAAGRVAHLLGTRGPALQVDTTCSSGLVATHLAVRDLRSGDCDVALVGGAHLLLTPWSVLARCRTNALSPTGACRAFDAGADGFALGEGAVALVLKRLADAERDGDPVLGVLRGSAVNHDGPSAGLTAPSQDAQEAVLAKALADAGLAPGDVAYVEAHGTGTPLGDPVEVAALAAVLGRDRREPLRVGSVKTNFGHLEAAAGLLSLLKALLVLDRGQVPPTLHQRAPNPHIPWDAVPVVVDARLRDWPRGGTPRVAGVSAFGMSGTNCHVLVEEAPAPPVVAGPAARPLELYPLSARSEAVLRELAARHAGAVGEAAPLADLAACAALGRAQARFRAAVVAADHAGLREALDALARGDAPVRQVRPGDPPPEVVLRLGDAPGASVPRSLLAEPAFRDAVAEVAGACGHDPLAGDADPALVGFTARYATCRLLLSWGVRPGGTAATGERARAVARALAGEGLAAITRALPREPRPAQEVGREPVVALVLGAADEVLPVLSTGPDTALRDGLTAVARLWGAGVPVAWRAVCRGRRTARLPHYPFQRRALWLPDAPPPPAAERREATMSEVLDSVRAALADLLALPPEEVDPDLPLLELGADSPTFIDLVRRITATHGVRLSVRELFEDLTTARRIAGHVAAAKSGADPAVVSATPTRAPAAGASAGASAEPPAAEPPAAEARAVVAPAVNGRTASPEPAGEREEPVAPAGAPAREPVAEPVAATPPRAPAADLPPPLPAPEPLRAAPAADPRASREGYLRDLVARHHRRTAASLARALETQESLTNNRRSAVGLNEGTAQLRYPIVGARSAGARLWDLDGNEYVDLAMGFGAHLFGHNPDFVVDALRAQLDRGIHLGPEAELSGAVAAKIRALTGVERVNFCTSGTEAVMTALRVARAATGRSTVVLFSNAYHGHFDGTLVNRTPGDPDHAAAPMSPGVVASMVSDVVVLPFNRQESLDHLTEHGGRIAAVVTEPVQNRNPGEHAGPFLRELRRITAEHGALLVMDEVLTGFRVHPAGGQGWFGVRADLVTYGKTLAAGLPMAAVGGRRDLLDLVDGGTWVGPSRLPDGVDPTYTAGTYVKHPLALAAANAVLGRLLDEGPALQERLNERAADLVDDVNDALAALSAPVSIARYGSFFRLVGTNNYSFVHQPVEVEALRTALGHHGAFLVETGTCFLSTAHTDSDVQQVRDAFVGAVTEMRDAGVWDRRPAATTAPRSARAPLPAAPPRLPELSLSYFGDGRGVDTAQHYDLLFDGAAFADEAGLSAIWLPERHFHDLGGFSPNPAVLAAALARQTSRLSLRAGSVVLPLHHPARVAEEWAVVDALSGGRVGLAFASGWNDRDFVLAPGGFATRKQDTLRAMGQVRALWRGDAVAFPGEGGGTTEVRVFPRPVRPELPVWLTALSSEETFAAAGAHGAGVLTNLLNQDVAALRARIAVYREALRGAGHDPASGHVAVLLHTLLGADRDAVRDAAREPLRGYLRAAADLSARLADQTRRVDLDELSAQDRDYLIDAAFRRYADGRSLIGTPEDARPLLVELAAAGVDEVACFVDFGAPPNLVREGFAGIAALAAGPAAAGPGQAGTGQAGTGQAGPGQAGHGLPEPGRDRVVVASGVRTPGPLSPAPHGGVDVPPPAPAGRTIPERVAAALTDVLTREDDAVSGLSARMLAHRVRALAGTITARGVGPGTPVAVLAANDTDRLVAVLAVLLAGGAVLEQPGGPLPRRVGHVVVSGGLRPDDPDRVVVDQDAWDVDCEPRADAAAVAGHDPAVLVADTGGGITAVVGHGELEGSGLPTAALVTAFLSGDPELATASGGHR